CCTGACGGTAGTGCATTTGCCAGGCAGAGAAAATGTTATTGCAGACACCCTGTCAAGGGGATGAACATATGgtttgggtatttttgaaaagtttgggcgtgcattgttgatagtaatgcacttgaatcagtggcattaaaaataaaaaaaaaacggattAGGTTATAATTGTACATagtcttgttgttgttttaagaaacaagaaaataatcaatataaaaaggataaaaacaaaaagaaaaaaatagattgAAACcgggtgtttgtttttgttttttggggtttttttttgtaagggGGGGAAGGagtgttagaagtgataggggttatagctgcctttctccctcttctttttcatacttggactggttttcatggaGAAATggttggaggcgtggttaagcagcgTTTATAAGATGACGTCACTGTGAGATGCCGGGGCATCCCCCCGGAGTTAGTTAATGGCGGGAGTTTGCGTAaacgcctcaggatacgccactttGAAAACGCTGTACAGGTTCACGCCATTCCAGCTTTGAaagactttgaagaaaaccaacttccttttatttttgaggatccatccaccatcaacgtAAACGGAACTAAAATACCAAGATGGTGTCCGCCacttacgggagctgagacccacgcagccgaggccttgtcggagggatcTGCTAACTgccagcctgctacctcggtaagctagcccacctccgctatttctcttgccttggaaatcagtccttcttgtttcttccctcgtttccatcttttctgcacactccaggttaggactagtattacgtgtttaacccttaacccctagacccgactagtccgtaactctcagatgtattgTATATATTGCATATAGACTCAGCAGCAATGGGAGTAATGGTTGTGATTTGACCCTTGAATTGTTGCTTTGTTGCTGGCCACTATTTCCTATGTGGTTTTGGATTGGTTACTTGGCCCCCTGGGGTTGCTGATGGCTACTGCATGCTCTGTAAATTAATAGCAGTAGCCTACtgtgtttttttgtatttcttcCAATTTTGTCTATACTGTCTGTTTCCCAGGTACCTAATCTTTATTCTGGGGTTAATGATTGCTGAATTGGGTGTTGATCTTACCTCAGCAATGTGTTAGTATTAACTAAGTTTGAACTGTTTTACCTTTTTATTGGTCTGTCTTGTGACCTTTGCTGATCTGTGTCATGTAACCTTTGCATGTGGCCTCACTGGCCTGTCATGTGACCATTTCATGTCCTGTATCATGTGACCACTATGaagccctatatagatcacatgccattagttacactcatgctctgatgaaggcctgtagcagtaggccaaaacgttagcatgttttgctggccaaaatatattggtgaaaatgaggcactgtccctgtcctttttcaaattggcgagtgctaccctacatccttggatgtggcttTGAAACCCTAATAACTTCCTCAttccaaataaaataaaagaagttCACATAAAGGTATTACAAAGATACTACACTTGCAATACATTTTTGCATGGATTTAAAGAAGATATTCAGTATGCGCTTTGTGCAAAACAGAAATTGAATCTATTTCTCAGTTATTCTATGAATGTTCTTACTCTCAAGAGTTCTGGGTTGAAGTTGTTCTGTTGATTTTTCTAAGCTTTAACAGATTGACAGCAATTTTTGAAGACATGGTCTTGTTTCTGAACTGCAATATCACCCTCTTTAGCTTAATCTTACTAAGAGAGCCataccattcattcatccatccatcatccaaaccacttatcctactctcagggtcgcggggaagctggagcctatcccagcagtcatcgggcggcaggcagggagacaccctggacaggctgccaggcaatCACAGGAGAGAGCCATACCAAGCTGTTAAAATGTAGGTCACTGCTGACTCAACAAAGCAGGTGTAAAATGTATTGAGGGTTGACTAACTGACATTAAGTCTTGTGGGCTTGTTAAGGAAAAACAGCCTTGATTGACATTTGGCATGCACTTGGTTTCAAAGATAAGTTTGCTGTGTGTcggttccagtgtgggaagatggctgcacaaaTTCAGGTTTGTGGCGGCCGCTCCCAGTgctggtgtcggaagatggcgacGCTAATTCACATTTACGGCAGCCtaacccagtaccatccatgcagtctttgtccacttctgcatccaagttttgtctttgtttgatagctgggagagctggcgccggatcggctgggagagcggggcaggcttagctatctgctagcccatgcagaccgccagttctgataaaaccgagggcggtctggcggcatcctcacctggcgttgactgtagtgtttttgatgtcatcgtgaggagtgtggggaggtgtgtcgagggtgtctggctgggagggctagcgctagatcggctgggagagtttggtctgctttgtccagtgggctcggggaccacggcccctgcctggagctgcacccaaggaggaaatgcCAAGGGCATtctaacaggatgcggaagcggggcgggctaagctaactgctaacccatgcagaccagcagttccgacactcgtcctggctggtgttcattcccttggacagtgatttatttgtttagttttgatatatgttttagtttggatatgtgtgttcttgtagtgtttggatgtgtttttgtcttgtgttgcactgctgtgggctggggaaatggcattttgtttaatttcacatacgcaagtgcatgaagtgaaatggcaAATAATAAAGAGTTCCTGTGATGGTACCCAGCTCCACTCTCTGTGTTGTTGCTACAACAGTAAGATGTTGTAGATGGGATGGTGCTTCACCAACGTCAGTGACCACTTCCTCTATTTTCTCTACATTCACATCTAGAAGATTGGCTGAATGCTGTTGACAATCGTTTACAGAAGACTGAAGTGTGTACTCAGAGTTGAAGGTGTCAGAAATCGATATGAGGTGCAGTTCTGGGGGCCAGTGGACCACACATGGCCCCACTACCAAAAAAGAGGGGTAAACTAATCCTAACAGAAATGAAGCCATGAAAACTGGACTAACAGATCCACCTGACCCAAGTTTAAAAGGTAAAAAAACAAATGAAGTCAGTCATGTGTAAGTTATTAGTGTTAGTCTCATTTGCTGGCCACAACATGTTGACCACCAAATTCTGAAACATAATGCATGAAAGAGCATCAACCCCTAGGTGGCGCCATCTGATTAGTTCTGAAAATACATGAACGCGATACCTGCAGCTGTTGTATTCTCCCACAATCAGTAATTGTTTCCTTATCTGGTTTCAAGACGAAATaagttgttgtgttgtgtacatttaAACAAGCATCTTAACTGAGAAATAGTTATATTAAGACGTTACTCCATCAAGCATCCATCaacaaaaaattatttttttaattttcaaatattttttataCTATGTACATTATCACACATGACCAGACTGTAACCAGGTCATGACACACAGCTGAACGTGGTTGCATCAGTTCAGCCAGGGGTGGCGCTGCAGCTCCTCCAAGGAGGGTCGTTCTACGGGACACTTGGACAGACACTTCTGCAGCAAATCCTCACAACCTGGAGAGAAAGACAAGGATCACAAccacatacagtgtgtgtgtgtgtgtgtgtgtgtgtgtgtgtgtgtgtgtgtgtgtgtgtgtgtgtgtgtgagtgggagagagagagagagagagagagagagagagagagagagagagagagagagagagagagagagagacatcatgTTTACATGCATCAAGTGTGCACATGTCCATCTTACCTGGGGACAGCTTGGCACTGATGTCAGGTTCCTCAGAGATAATTTCCCTTCTGGTGTTAAATGGGGCCGCGCCACAAAGAATTTCGTACAGCAACACACCCAGCTGCCACACAGTGCAGGCATCTGCTCTGTAGCAACCACGCGTGAACCACTCTGGTGGAGTGTATAGGGTGGTGCCtacaatacagagagagagagagaagagagagagagccagagaatggTAAGGATAAAGGAGAAAGAGGGCCAAAGTGGGCAGGTCAGGCATTGTGTAACTTTAACAATAAGTACTtcatactagtagtatgtgtagtagtagtacttcatactagtagtatgtgtagtagtagtacttcatactTGGACATAGTCCAGCAGAGAAGGCTAAAGACACAggcaaacatgtgaaacacaacaaAGTGAACTCAGGAAGTTACCGAAGAACCTCCTGTAGAGTCCATTTTTCAGGAGGCAGCCGCAACCGAAGTCGATGAGCCTGAGACGTGGGGTGTCGGTGCCAGTCTCCACCAGGATGTTCTCCAGTTTGAGGTCCCGGTGGAGAACTCCTCTGGCATGAACATCTGCCATCATGCTCACCAGTTGCTTCATGAAGGgctgagaaacacagagagagagagagagggaaagagaggtagaAACAAGAAAAGAATGAGAAAGGATATGACATCACTGTCTGGATTAATCTATTGGGGGtacaccccacaaacacacaccccaacaCCCGCACACATAAGCACATGCTggcccatccatctgtctgtctgtccatccatcctccatcaaCCATCCATCTTTTCACCCACTCACCTtagcctcctcctcctgcagggaGCCCCCCACAGTCTCGAGGTAGTAGAAGAGGTCAATAGAGGGGACGGGTCTCTCCATCACCAAGACCAGGTCTCGCTCCACCTCAAACCAGTCCACCAGAGTCACTGCTGAGTGCTTACCGATGGCTGCTGGTTGACCTCCTGCAAGCACCATCAGCATCACCTCCAGGGGGCAGCGCTGCAGGTTCCCATCAATAATCTGAGaaacacaaagagttgtaatgagtgtCTGAGGACCACCCATGGATGCCGATGAAAATAAGACAGAAATTAACGGTGAAACAAGGCAGTGAAATGTGATGAGAGCGTGTGGATTTTAGATAGCTTTGGGTAACTAACTAGGCTCACACTAAAGGATGAGGGAAGAGTAATAGAGGTGTTTTGTTTTAAATATGCGTCACATACACTGAGCACACGGGCCGCTAATGAAAGAACACAGGTTTGAAATGACGATGTTTCAAGATATGATGAGGACGCGTGAATTTACCATTGGGATCATCCTGGTTGCCTTTTCCAGGGGGATGTGTTTTATTGCCacctacagcacacacacacacacacacaaacacacacaatctactgaggatatgtccagcacataCAACGGGGTATGTAGGTCATGTGATTGATACATGTGGCCTACTGATACTGTATGATGTGAACGTGAACCTTTAAACATCAGTGAGTGCTTCTTATGTTTATTTTCAAATCTGTACTTTGCGTCCGAGCAGCTGGACAATATTGTGTAGCTAGCCTATATTTTGTACGGCAAGAAGGTAGATAACTAGCATGTGCAAGTCTTGCATCTGCATGATGCCATTTTGTGTAAAATGATACTGGGCGCTGTAATAGCTCATCAGCTTACATTATGTTGGCTGTTAAAGCAACGAAGTACTCCTGTCaattaagaccccccccctcaaaaaggaCATAGATTAGAGGTCTTGTGTCCCCACGCCACTGTTTGTAAGTCTTACCTGTAAATTGTCCTCTTTGCGGCGGCCAGCATAGACGGCGCCAAAGCCTCCTTCACCCAACTGCTCCATTTCCTCGTATTTGTCCTCAAAgtcagctaaacacacacacacacacacacacacctgtttatctgtctatctgtatttatatgtgtctgtctgtctgtctgtgttattGTGTATCAGCTGACCTCTGCTGTATGACTTGGCAGTTCTTTTGGACTTGCAAGGAACGGTGTTATGTGAGCCACCCTCATTTTGATTGTGCTGGCGACTCTTCGAGCAGGTGCGGCTGGCTCTGGGGCTCTGCCTTTGGACCGGGGTATCCTCCTGAAACACAGGGGTACATGAAAAGATGAAAACATGGACA
The DNA window shown above is from Lampris incognitus isolate fLamInc1 chromosome 16, fLamInc1.hap2, whole genome shotgun sequence and carries:
- the LOC130126083 gene encoding serine/threonine-protein kinase pim-2-like, translating into MSSKRKRETISSEGSKEGAKRRRTASNSSQAELRKGEDTPVQRQSPRASRTCSKSRQHNQNEGGSHNTVPCKSKRTAKSYSRADFEDKYEEMEQLGEGGFGAVYAGRRKEDNLQIIDGNLQRCPLEVMLMVLAGGQPAAIGKHSAVTLVDWFEVERDLVLVMERPVPSIDLFYYLETVGGSLQEEEAKPFMKQLVSMMADVHARGVLHRDLKLENILVETGTDTPRLRLIDFGCGCLLKNGLYRRFFGTTLYTPPEWFTRGCYRADACTVWQLGVLLYEILCGAAPFNTRREIISEEPDISAKLSPGCEDLLQKCLSKCPVERPSLEELQRHPWLN